GAAGCCGGCGCTGACCGGCGTACTGGAATAGCCGCTGGGCTAGACTGCGGGCGCGCCCTCCGGCGCGTCCGCCGCCGAGGTCGCGATGAAAGCCTTTTGCCTGGGCCTGTGCCTGCTCGCGGCCCTGCCGTTGCACGCCGCCGAACCGGCCGCGCCGGCCTCGGAGGTGGTGCGCTCGCCGCAGCCCGTGCCCGCCGACGACCGGCTCAAGGTGTTCCTGGCCGGCAGCATCGACATGGGCGGCGCGCAGGACTGGCAGGCGCAGGTGGAACGCGCGCTGGCCGACGAGGGCGTGGTGCTGCTCAACCCGCGCCGCGCCGACTGGAACCCGGCCTGGAAGCCGGTGGCCGAGGAGCCTGAATTCCGCAAGCAGGTGGAATGGGAACTGGGCGCGCTCAACCGCAGCGACGTGATCCTGATGTACTTCGCGCCGCAGTCGCAAAGCCCCGTCACCCTGCTGGAACTGGGCCTGCACGCGGGCTCGGGCAAGGTGCTGCTGGCCTGCCCGCCCGGCTATTGGCGCAAGGGCAATGTGGACATCGCCGCCGACCGCTACGGCGTGCCGCGCTACGACAGCCTGGACACGCTGATCGCCGCGGTACGCGAACGGCTGTCGCAGTTGCGTCGCGAGCGCCGCTGATGGCGCCGCATCGCAGGCTGCGCGACCGCCGCGGCGCATACTGAACGATCCCACGCGAGGCCCTGCATGAGCGCACCGCGCAACATCGTCGTCTGCCTGGACGGCACCAACAATTCCCCCGCCGCCGCACGCACCAACGTGCAGCGGCTGTATCGCATGATCGAAAAGGGGCCGCAGCAGGTCGCCTACTACCAGCCCGGCGTGGGCACGCTGGAGCCGATCGGGGTCATGGGCTCGCTGCGTCGGCGCGCGCTGATGCTGCAGGATTCGGCCAGCGGCTGGATGCTGCAGCGCCATGTCTGCGCGGCCTACGAATTCCTGTCCGACGTCTACCGCGACGGCGACCGCGTCTATATCTTCGGCTTCAGCCGCGGCGCGTATTCGGCGCGGGTGCTGGCGGCCATGCTCAACACCGTGGGCCTGCTGCACGCCGGCATGCACGAGATGGTCGCCTTCGCCTGGCGCACTTATACCCGGCTGCCGCCGTTCGGCGCCTGGCGCGGCGGCCCGGCGCGGCGGCAGCGCGCGATGAGCGACTACTTCCGGCGCATGCACGGCTTCCGCAAGAGCTACTCGCGCACGGTGCCGGTGCATTTCCTCGGCCTGTGGGACACGGTCAGCTCGGTCGGGCCGCCGTGGCTGCCGCGCGTGTACAGCCACACCGCCAGCAACCGCGGCGTGGCCACGGTGCGCCACGCGGTGGCGCTGGACGAACGCCGCGGCAAGTTCGTGCAGAACCTGTGGAGCGCCACGCCGCATCGGCACCAGGACGTGCGCGAGCTGTGGTTCGCCGGCAGCCATGGCGACGTGGGCGGCGGCTATGCGAACGGGCGCCGCGGCGAATTGGCGCGCATTCCGCTCGCCTGGATGCTGCGCGAAGCCGAAGCCGCCGGCCTGCGTATCGAGCCGCAGGCACGCAAGGACGCGGCGCTGCCCGACCTGAGCGACATCGAGCAATGGCGCAGGCACGCACAGGCGCCCGCGCACGACGAACTGCGCCACTGGTACTGGCGCCTGATGGAATGGCTGCCGATCCCGCATTCCACCCAGGACGCCGAAGGCGAATGGACCCGGCGCTGGCGCCCGCACCGCTCGCGCCCGCGCATCCAGCGCCCGGGCGCGCTGGTGCACGAGAGCGTGTACGAGCGCATGCGGCTGGACGAAAACTACCGCCCGGCCAACCTGCGCGAAGACGCCGTACCGGCCTCGTAGGGCGCGGCGATAACCGCACCGCCGAGCACACTCAGCCCTTCGGTTTGCCCTGCCCGAACAACACCTTCCGCT
This portion of the Lysobacter silvisoli genome encodes:
- a CDS encoding T6SS phospholipase effector Tle1-like catalytic domain-containing protein, whose translation is MSAPRNIVVCLDGTNNSPAAARTNVQRLYRMIEKGPQQVAYYQPGVGTLEPIGVMGSLRRRALMLQDSASGWMLQRHVCAAYEFLSDVYRDGDRVYIFGFSRGAYSARVLAAMLNTVGLLHAGMHEMVAFAWRTYTRLPPFGAWRGGPARRQRAMSDYFRRMHGFRKSYSRTVPVHFLGLWDTVSSVGPPWLPRVYSHTASNRGVATVRHAVALDERRGKFVQNLWSATPHRHQDVRELWFAGSHGDVGGGYANGRRGELARIPLAWMLREAEAAGLRIEPQARKDAALPDLSDIEQWRRHAQAPAHDELRHWYWRLMEWLPIPHSTQDAEGEWTRRWRPHRSRPRIQRPGALVHESVYERMRLDENYRPANLREDAVPAS
- a CDS encoding nucleoside 2-deoxyribosyltransferase domain-containing protein, with the translated sequence MKAFCLGLCLLAALPLHAAEPAAPASEVVRSPQPVPADDRLKVFLAGSIDMGGAQDWQAQVERALADEGVVLLNPRRADWNPAWKPVAEEPEFRKQVEWELGALNRSDVILMYFAPQSQSPVTLLELGLHAGSGKVLLACPPGYWRKGNVDIAADRYGVPRYDSLDTLIAAVRERLSQLRRERR